A single Anopheles maculipalpis chromosome 3RL, idAnoMacuDA_375_x, whole genome shotgun sequence DNA region contains:
- the LOC126562721 gene encoding nitric oxide synthase-interacting protein homolog has protein sequence MTRHARNCTAGAVYTYHEKKKDAANSGFGTTSRRIGKDSVKSFDCCSLTLQPCRNPVITKDGYLFDKEAILTYIISKKNEYSRKMKEYEKQVKQDEEEETAKANAEQQKKLDRFISTEKNIVSSKAVIPSVEKPSTSGAISNVSLGKRKELPSFWVPSQTPAAKVSRIEKPDSKIYCPVSNKPLKAKDLIEVKFTLVKDPSDKKSLIAKENRYMCAVTHDILNNSVPCAVLKPTGDVVTIECIEKIIKKDMIHPLTNERLSESDIIPLQRGGTGFATTNEKLEAKEQKPCLQV, from the exons ATGACTCGCCACGCTAGAAATTGTACTGCCGGAGCAGTTTATACGTACcacgagaagaaaaaggatgcAGCAAACTCTGGTTTCGGTACGACATCCCGCCGCATTGGGAAGGATTCGGTGAAAAGCTTCGACTGTTGCTCGCTGACCTTGCAACCGTGTCGAAATCCAGTAATAAC CAAAGATGGTTATCTGTTCGATAAGGAAGCCATCCTCACCTACATCATCTCAAAGAAGAACGAATACAGCCGCAAGATGAAAGAGTACGAGAAGCAGGTCAAACAGGACGAGGAAGAGGAAACTGCAAAGGCAAACGCAGAACAGCAAAAGAAGTTGGATCGGTTCATCTCGACGGAGAAAAATATCGTGAGCAGTAAGGCTGTCATACCAAGCG TAGAAAAACCTAGCACCAGTGGAGCGATTTCGAACGTGTCGCTGGGCAAGCGAAAGGAGCTGCCCAGTTTTTGGGTACCGTCACAAACACCGGCAGCCAAGGTGTCGCGCATCGAAAAACCAGATAGCAAAATCTATTGCCCCGTTTCAAACAAACCGCTGAAAGCTAAAGATTTGATTGAGGTAAAGTTTACGCTCGTAAAGGATCCGTCCGATAAGAAATCGCTGATTGCAAAGGAAAACCGATACATGTGTGCGGTGACGCATGATATCCTGAACAACTCAGTACCGTGTGCAGTGCTGAAACCGAC CGGAGACGTCGTAACAATAGAAtgtattgaaaaaatcatcaagAAAGACATGATACACCCTTTGACGAATGAAAGGCTCTCGGAATCGGACATTATTCCACTGCAACGT GGCGGAACTGGGTTCGCAACGACCAACGAGAAGCTAGAAGCCAAAGAGCAAAAACCTTGTCTGCAAGTTTAA